One genomic segment of Stigmatopora argus isolate UIUO_Sarg chromosome 1, RoL_Sarg_1.0, whole genome shotgun sequence includes these proteins:
- the LOC144073447 gene encoding serine/threonine-protein kinase WNK2 isoform X6, translating into MEHDAHLKMNERPQPVSQRELQINACDGERLAGLAARGGSDPSSTYQKITRHRFIRRSLWFSDTDEQASEASEGDRTQTVAGGKQGTSGGVQEDVGAESQGGPKDDVEESARGDTEKAKSSRDVLNATCAEGAKSTIKAASEETEEEAGMKAVSTSPGGRFLKFDIELGRGSFKTVYKGLDTETWVEVAWCELQDRKLSKMERQRFKEEAEMLKGLQHPNIVRFYDFWESPLKGKKYIVLVTELMTSGTLKTYLKRFKVMKPKVLRSWCRQILKGLHFLHTRTPPIIHRDLKCDNIFITGPTGSVKIGDLGLATLKAASFAKSVIGTPEFMAPEMYEEHYDEAVDVYAFGMCMLEMATSEYPYSECQNAAQIYRKVTSGVKPASYNKIVDPEIKEIIGECICQKREERYTIKDLLNHAFFAEDTGVRVELAEEDDGQKTSIALKLWVEDHKKLKGKYKESGAIEFTFDLEKEVPEVVAQEMVESGFFHESDVKTVGKSLRDRVALIKWRRERTVLASSQMDAGHGFHMATSQSVTSQEAHAGRPSRLEQPADVEQQNQPRTPPASLTSVTSDGTFDSGKGSTVYSDSHSSQQSVLYQSLLEPITIAVQQTDQPPSCEQGEVRRPEPAIHFGIVVRRGSAPVIDTYNVDPIHQHSALKLSVRSVSSDPVEIENQWEHCSDERLVQPLLSDTIRDKCVTPFSEAVKANVTRGRRHSDISGLPSLTSHHSNHRRGGFRHLAPEGQLKGSSDCSELLRQLQTSLLNIINQNGGTSRAAYAQHSTMQSSVSHSNPFAAQDGNHKTCAHFREEKEAPRVYEDRTLAREKYIPRFLGAASSVGHQTQAPELMSQQYLQPGQSYPAPPYPCQPNVTPQSQATSCSVNTHLAASCYPTPSISAVPGRQHITQCCQMQGQQQQHATSVQQQTYTVPAYQPSVQTEPSCPVPHCQLMQPSTGASLLPSGAEWPNQQTGSFLNNQQMLGNQAHQLNPTQNCQGTQNGVQACTQTQFPSVHQQISQPPLHSNSLQCAGQQEVLLPASQQHSHHLGQMALPQSSQDVPQFVVQQDQSNQQYSTTSVPDSSFTRSAISAIPAQGHYLPGQSSATPQTYAGVPLVLTPSQLVTSQHSQATQMTTKPVSLVGQEGLNQGPNPPQPVCNFPTQTMCGQQPLLETDVQQQLQPQISTALPPPVLQSSQMSQNMMMASHAGLVQMTLIAQPAHFSTPAPNSSDQSTLATAGQCEKKDIQVPSLQLGESHRASCGLASSSLTQQNFIAVTGDACVTEANTEDQATEKHTGGQSYDSVNSDATSGKEMSDGCDGPHASKCQSKIRKHHRRSTRTRSRQEKTSRPKLSMLNVCNTGDKMVECQLETHNQKMVTFKFDLDGDAPEEIATYMVENDFILHLEKEVFIEQLKDIVDKAEDLLSEDTEAEKTSDQASSPTSEGVGTVVAEGIKSCPPSSPQLVYQQNVLHTGKRWFIICPVADRECEKSASLSLKANSTTPAVSSSLQSVSLQSSLQDHKASMVHGFLDDCVIQEQSKVVGRKESLSVEETCISAASIVSDIPCCAFAPPVSLDVNAADKAEVNASGTLTSHLDWKPSPTGEGPSHRAAQQSVVLQQPYPAPILPASLSSQPQSPAHQTSVPQVGSGGPGDSDGEGPRRVEFADRTIKTLDKKLRNLLYQEHAPCQPCGATSDPHASAAEASGVLSVSDGHSSEGPLTKKQGEPLMRSTAPSVICVEKKSNSHSTFSSCPQGSQSADKNNKGCVPAGTLPADPESTSVSQPRCNNRFSAPPNFYQATPTSSPDVTPHHLPRAVTISSSTGHPYCRSSALRSDSADEDSGGRALPAVRADARTQSEHAGSHLVKRAVAFLKRSGRSKSEQSSDSPSRRTLEMNGHAPSPSMGQTPTSYISSDNDSEFEDADMRKELQKLREKHMKEISELQAFQRSEIEHLYQEVGKSLPSNVGLLHAAPPSGRRRRASKHKVKAGKLLNPMVQQLKSNLSTTTVERKVESSGSSSGSPAKSSAMSDCSARFSGSSSSNNQSSATPEQVHTQQPCSMKCSLSSDNIYAGQHNDGLTNLTGRGSTLKRLCLGKERSSRSSLHTTTAQMPPSAAAPLSPSPQPIGRVAQVQSNNSNNKKNTFTEDLHKLVDDWAKETKAATAYQPPPSLNQIKEQKRLQDLESKVQFPPQATSQKMNSVWSSLSLPQQPSMPSGPLAGHPGYLLPASPYAGTAPAQRCPGLPNAIPGGAKAGVQARETEKGSPPKSARTS; encoded by the exons ATGGAGCACGACGCtcatctgaaaatgaatgagagGCCGCAGCCAGTTTCGCAGCGTGAACTGCAAATAAACGCGTGTGACGGCGAACGCCTCGCCGGGTTGGCGGCGAGAGGTGGCAGCGACCCTTCTTCCACTTACCAGAAGATTACACGGCATAGGTTCATCAGGAGAAGCCTATGGTTCTCCGACACGGACGAGCAGGCCTCAGAGGCGTCGGAAGGGGATCGCACGCAAACGGTAGCGGGCGGGAAGCAAGGTACAAGTGGAGGCGTACAGGAGGACGTGGGCGCTGAGAGTCAAGGTGGGCCAAAAGATGACGTGGAAGAAAGCGCCAGAGGTGATACGGAAAAGGCGAAGAGCAGCAGAGATGTACTTAATGCCACATGTGCTGAAGGTGCTAAAAGCACCATCAAGGCAGCTAGTGAGGAGACGGAGGAAGAGGCGGGGATGAAGGCCGTGTCCACCTCCCCGGGGGGACGCTTCCTCAAATTTGACATCGAGCTTGGGAGGGGCTCCTTTAAGACCGTCTACAAAGGCCTGGATACTGAAACCTGGGTGGAGGTTGCCTGGTGTGAGCTGCAG GATCGAAAACTGTCAAAAATGGAACGTCAACGCTTCAAGGAAGAGGCTGAGATGTTAAAAGGACTCCAGCATCCAAACATAGTCCGTTTTTACGACTTTTGGGAGTCTCCACTCAAAGGAAAAAAGTACATTGTTTTGGTCACGGAGCTAATGACATCGGGGACTCTCAAAAC CTATCTGAAGCGTTTCAAGGTAATGAAGCCCAAGGTGTTGAGAAGCTGGTGCAGGCAGATCCTCAAAGGCCTTCACTTTCTCCACACCAGAACTCCCCCCATTATCCACAGGGACCTCAAGTGCGATAACATTTTCATCACTGGCCCAACAGGCTCCGTCAAGATTGGTGATTTAGGGCTAGCCACCCTAAAGGCTGCGTCTTTTGCAAAGAGCGTCATCG GGACTCCAGAATTTATGGCTCCTGAGATGTATGAGGAGCACTACGACGAAGCTGTGGATGTCTATGCCTTTGGCATGTGTATGCTTGAAATGGCCACTTCAGAATATCCTTACTCAGAATGTCAGAATGCTGCACAGATTTACCGAAAAGTCACAAGT GGAGTCAAGCCTGCCAGTTACAATAAAATCGTGGATCCTGAAATTAAAGAGATTATTGGCGAATGCATCTGCCAAAAGAGGGAAGAGCG CTACACCATCAAGGACCTCCTAAATCACGCCTTCTTTGCGGAGGACACGGGGGTGAGGGTAGAGCTCGCTGAGGAGGATGACGGGCAAAAGACCTCCATCGCCCTGAAACTGTGGGTGGAGGACCACAAGAAATTGAAAGGGAAATATAAGGAGAGTGGAGCCATTGAATTCACGTTTGATCTGGAGAAGGAAGTCCCTGAGGTGGTGGCGCAAGAGATG GTGGAGTCTGGATTCTTCCATGAAAGTGATGTGAAGACTGTAGGAAAATCACTTCGGGACCGTGTGGCCTTGATCAAATGGAGAAGAGAGAGAACAGTGCTGGCTAGCTCTCAAATGGATGCCGGACACGGATTCCACATGGCAACTTCTCAGAGCGTGACTTCTCAGGAGGCGCATGCAGGACGGCCCTCACGGCTAGAGCAGCCAGCAGATGTGGAGCAGCAAAATCAGCCACGTACACCGCCAGCCAGTCTCACTTCAGTGACAT CAGACGGCACTTTTGACAGTGGCAAGGGCTCAACTGTGTACTCGGATTCTCACAGCAGCCAGCAGAGCGTCCTCTATCAGTCCCTACTGGAGCCCATCACTATAGCAGTACAGCAG ACAGATCAACCTCCCTCCTGTGAACAAGGTGAAGTACGGAGGCCAGAACCAGCTATTCATTTTGGAATTGTCGTGCGCAGAGGAAGTGCTCCTGTTATTGACACTTACAACGTTGACCCTATACATCAACACAGTGCCTTGAAACTCTCTGTGCGATCTGTCAGTTCTGATCCCGTTGAGATAGAAAACCAATGGGAACATTGCTCAGACGAGCGACTTGTTCAGCCATTGTTATCGGACACCATCAGAGACAAATGTGTCACCCCTTTTTCTGAAGCTGTCAAAGCAAATGTGACGAGGGGCCGAAGACACTCTGACATTAGCGGACTCCCAAGTCTAACATCTCATCATAGCAACCACCGCCGGGGAGGATTTCGCCACCTTGCACCTGAAGGGCAGCTTAAAGGTTCAAGTGATTGTTCAGAACTCCTGCGGCAACTGCAGACGTCCCTGTTAAATATAATCAATCAAAATGGAGGAACAAGCCGTGCAGCATACGCCCAACATTCCACCATGCAATCCTCAGTTTCCCACTCCAATCCCTTCGCTGCACAGGATGGCAACCATAAGACATGTGCTCATTTTCGGGAGGAAAAGGAAGCCCCACGTGTCTATGAGGATAGAACCCTCGCAAGGGAGAAGTACATTCCACGGTTTCTGGGAGCG GCCAGTTCCGTGGGTCACCAGACTCAAGCGCCAGAACTCATGTCTCAACAATATCTACAGCCCGGCCAGAGTTACCCTGCTCCTCCATACCCATGCCAACCCAATGTCACACCACAAAGTCAGGCTACTTCATGCTCAGTCAACACCCATCTTGCAGCCAGTTGTTACCCTACTCCCAGTATTTCAGCAGTACCTGGCCGACAACATATTACGCAGTGTTGCCAGATGCAAGGTCAGCAACAACAACATGCGACCTCGGTCCAGCAACAGACTTATACTGTGCCAGCTTATCAGCCGTCAGTGCAAACTGAACCAAGTTGCCCAGTTCCCCACTGTCAACTGATGCAGCCTTCCACTGGTGCTTCATTGCTTCCATCTGGGGCCGAATGGCCCAATCAACAAACTGGATCATTTCTTAATAACCAGCAGATGCTTGGTAATCAAGCCCACCAACTGAACCCAACGCAAAATTGTCAAGGGACACAAAATGGGGTGCAGGCGTGCACTCAAACACAATTCCCAAGTGTACACCAACAAATATCACAGCCTCCTCTCCATTCCAATAGTCTTCAGTGTGCCGGGCAACAGGAAGTACTCCTGCCAGCTTCTCAGCAGCATAGCCACCACCTGGGGCAAATGGCTCTTCCACAATCCAGTCAGGATGTGCCCCAGTTTGTAGTCCAGCAGGACCAGTCAAATCAACAATATTCTACAACTAGTGTACCTGATTCCTCCTTTACACGTTCTGCCATCAGTGCTATTCCTGCTCAGGGTCATTATCTGCCCGGGCAGTCGTCTGCGACACCACAGACCTATGCAGGAGTTCCCCTGGTTCTTACTCCAAGCCAATTGGTCACCTCACAACATAGCCAAGCGACACAAATGACTACAAAG CCTGTGTCATTGGTTGGACAAGAGGGGTTGAACCAGGGGCCGAATCCTCCTCAGCCAGTGTGCAATTTTCCAACGCAGACAATGTGTGGCCAGCAGCCACTCCTGGAAACCGATGTACAGCAGCAGCTTCAACCACAGATTTCGACTGCATTGCCACCACCGGTACTACAGTCCTCACAG ATGTCTCAGAACATGATGATGGCTAGTCATGCTGGCCTTGTCCAGATGACCCTTATCGCACAACCCGCACACTTCTCCACACCTGCACCGAACAGTTCAGACCAGAGCACACTTGCCACTGCAGGCCAGTGTGAAAAGAAGGACATTCAGGTTCCGTCTCTTCAACTCGGCGAGTCTCATAGGGCATCTTGTGGATTAGCAAGTTCCAGTTTGACACAGCAGAATTTCATTGCTGTCACTGGAGACGCATGTGTAACTGAGGCAAACACCGAG GATCAAGCTACAGAAAAACACACTGGTGGTCAAAGCTATGACAG TGTCAACTCTGATGCCACATCAGGGAAAGAGATGAGCGATGGCTGTGATGGTCCCCATGCAAGTAAATGCCAGAGTAAAATCCGCAAACACCATCGCAGGTCGACGCGCACTCGGTCTCGCCAAGAAAAGACGAGCAGGCCAAAGCTCAGTATGCTAAAT GTCTGTAACACCGGGGACAAGATGGTAGAGTGCCAATTGGAAACGCACAATCAAAAAATGGTCACATTCAAATTCGACCTGGATGGCGATGCGCCTGAAGAGATTGCTACTTACATG GTGGAGAATGATTTCATCCTACACTTGGAAAAAGAAGTCTTCATTGAACAGCTCAAGGACATTGTAGACAAAGCTGAGGACTTGCTGAGTGAGGATACAGAGGCAGAGAAAACCTCTGACCAGGCAAGCAGTCCCACGAGTGAAGGAGTTGGCACAGTGGTTGCTGAG GGAATTAAGTCATGTCCCCCCAGCAGTCCTCAATTAGTCTACCAACAAAATG TACTTCACACTGGCAAGCGTTGGTTCATCATCTGTCCAGTGGCTGATCGGG AATGCGAAAAGTCCGCCTCACTGTCACTCAAAGCCAACAGCACTACGCCTGCAGTGTCTAGCTCTCTTCAGTCTGTCTCCTTGCAAAGTTCCCTTCAAGACCATAAGGCCAGCATGGTTCATGGTTTTTTGGATGATTGTGTCATTCAAGAGCAGAGTAAAGTTGTAGGCCGAAAGGAGAGCCTTTCCGTAGAAGAAACTTGCATCTCTGCTGCGTCCATCGTGAGTGACATCCCATGCTGTGCTTTCGCGCCCCCGGTTTCATTGGACGTGAATGCTGCCGACAAAGCAGAGGTCAACGCCTCAGGCACGTTAACCAGCCATCTGGATTGGAAGCCCAGTCCCACCGGAGAAGGCCCCTCCCACCGAGCCGCTCAGCAGTCAGTGGTCCTCCAGCAACCCTACCCGGCACCGATACTGCCGGCGTCACTCTCTTCCCAACCTCAGAGTCCGGCGCATCAGACATCCGTTCCTCAAGTGGGCAGTGGGGGCCCGGGGGATTCGGACGGCGAGGGGCCACGCCGCGTAGAGTTTGCCGATCGCACCATCAAGACGTTAGACAAGAAGTTGAGAAATCTGTTGTATCAGGAGCACGCTCCCTGTCAGCCGTGTGGTGCCACATCTGACCCTCATGCATCTGCCGCGGAAGCGTCTGGCGTCCTGTCTGTCTCGGACGGCCACAGCAGCGAGGGACCGTTGACCAAGAAACAGGGAGAGCCCTTG atgaggTCTACGGCACCAAGCGTGATTTGtgttgagaaaaaaagcaacagTCACAGCACTTTCTCCAGTTGTCCTCAAGGGTCACAAAGTGCTGATAAAAATAACAAGGGCTGTGTTCCTGCGGGCACATTGCCAGCTGATCCCGAAAGTACAAGTGTATCCCAACCCCGTTGCAATAACCGCTTCTCTGCACCGCCAAACTTCTACCAGGCTACCCCTACATCTAGCCCAGATGTCACACCCCACCATTTGCCCCGCGCCGTCACCATTAGCTCTTCCACTGGTCACCCTTACTGCCGCTCGTCAGCCCTCCGCTCAGACTCGGCGGATGAGGATAGCGGCGGCAGGGCTCTTCCGGCCGTCCGCGCCGATGCCCGCACTCAATCCGAGCACGCTGGAAGCCACCTTGTCAAGAGGGCGGTGGCGTTCCTGAAGCGATCCGGTCGGAGTAAAAGTGAGCAAAGTTCAGATTCGCCGAGCCGACGGACGTTGGAGATGAACGGCCACGCTCCTTCACCTTCGATGGGACAAACGCCGACTTCTTACATCAGCAGTGACAATGACTCGGAATTTGAGGATGCAGACATGAGGAAAGAACTTCAAAAGCTGAGAGAAAA GCACATGAAGGAGATCTCAGAATTACAAGCTTTCCAGAGGAGTGAAATTGAGCACCTGTACCAAGAGGTGGGAAAATCTTTGCCTTCCAATGTGGGCCTACTTCACGCTGCCCCTCCCAGCGGCCGCCGACGGAGGGCCAGCAAGCACAAAGTCAAAGCTGGAAAATTGCTCAATCCGATGGTGCAGCAGCTCAAAAGTAATCTCAGCACCACCACAGTGGAGAGAAAAG TTGAGAGTTCTGGCAGTTCATCGGGATCCCCCGCTAAAAGTTCGGCCATGTCTGACTGCTCGGCCCGCTTCAGCGGCAGCTCCAGCTCCAACAATCAGAGTAGCGCAACCCCAGAACAGGTCCATACCCAGCAGCCATGTTCCATGAAATGCTCACTCTCCTCGGATAACATCTACGCTGGCCAGCACAATGATGGGTTGACCAACTTGACAGGCCGAG GGTCCACTCTGAAACGACTATGTCTAGGCAAAGAGCGCAGTAGTA